Proteins encoded within one genomic window of Dasypus novemcinctus isolate mDasNov1 chromosome 17, mDasNov1.1.hap2, whole genome shotgun sequence:
- the LOC139436810 gene encoding basic proline-rich protein-like has protein sequence MASKETVCQSRNYEGLNSASKNKPVDENSPRAPEHARPPASPGPPTRQAAPQPRAPNTPGRPPAQGPQHARPPPSPGPPTRQAARQPRAPNTPGRPPAQGPQHARPPPSPGPPTRQAARQPRAPDTPGRPPAQGPQTRQAARQPRAPNTPGRPPAQGPQHARPPPSPGPPTRQAARQPRAPEHARPPASPGPPNTPGRPPAQGPRTRQAAPSPGPPNTPGRPPAQGPRHARPPPSPGPPTRQAARQPRAPNTPGRPPAQGPRTRQAAPQPRAPKHARPPASPGPPTRQAAPQPRAPNTPGRPPAQGPQHARPPTSPGPPNTPGRPPAQGPQTRQAAPQPRAPNTPGHPPAQGPQHARPPASPGPPTRQAAPPAQGPQHARPPPAQGPRHARPPPQPRAPEHARPPPAQASAQSVKAEFAEQVSG, from the exons ATGGCCAGCAAGGAGACGGTGTGTCAGTCTCGCAACTACGAGGGACTGAATTCCGCCAGCAAGAACAAGCCTGTGGATGAGAACTCG cccagggcccccgAACACGCCAGGCCGCCCGCCAGCCCAGGGCCCCCAACACGCCAGGCcgccccccagcccagggcccccaACACGCCAGGCCGCCCGCCAGCCCAGGGCCCCCAACACGCCAGGCcgccccccagcccagggcccccaACACGCCAGGCCGCCCGCCAGCCCAGGGCCCCCAACACGCCAGGCcgccccccagcccagggcccccaACACGCCAGGCcgccccccagcccagggcccccaACACGCCAGGCCGCCCGCCAGCCCAGGGCCCCCGACACGCCAGGCCGCCCGCCAGCCCAGGGCCCCCAAACACGCCAGGCCGCCCGCCAGCCCAGGGCCCCCAACACGCCAGGCCGCCCCCCAGCCCAAGGCCCCCAACACGCCAGGCcgccccccagcccagggcccccgACACGCCAGGCCGCCCGCCAGCCCAGGGCCCCCGAACACGCCAGGCCGCCCGCCAGCCCAGGGCCCCCAAACACGCCAGGCCGCCCGCCAGCCCAGGGCCCCCGAACACGCCAGgccgcccccagcccagggcccccgAACACGCCAGGCCGCCCACCAGCCCAGGGCCCCCGACACGCCAGGCcgccccccagcccagggcccccgACACGCCAGGCCGCCCGCCAGCCCAGGGCCCCCAACACGCCAGGCCGCCCGCCAGCCCAGGGCCCCCGAACACGCCAGGCcgccccccagcccagggcccccaAACACGCCAGGCCGCCCGCCAGCCCAGGGCCCCCAACACGCCAGGCcgccccccagcccagggcccccaACACGCCAGGCCGCCCGCCAGCCCAGGGCCCCCAACACGCCAGGCCGCCCACCAGCCCAGGGCCCCCGAACACGCCAGGCcgccccccagcccagggcccccaAACACGCCAGGCcgccccccagcccagggcccccaACACGCCAGGCcaccccccagcccagggcccccaACACGCCAGGCCGCCCGCCAGCCCAGGGCCCCCAACACGCCAGGCCgcccccccagcccagggcccccaACACGCCAGgccgcccccagcccagggcccccgACACGCCAGGCCgcccccccagcccagggcccccgAACACGCCAGGccgcccccagcccaggcctccGCACAGTCGGTTAAGGCCGAGTTTGCTGAGCAGGTGAGCGGCTGA